In Patulibacter sp. SYSU D01012, the genomic stretch AGCCGGGGAGGATCTGCGCGCCCGCCGGCGCCTCGGGCGTGCGGACGACGGGGGCGGAGACCGCGACGCCGACGCCGACGGTGCGCTCCAGGTCGGCGTCCGCGTCGGCCAGCGCCGCGCGGACCAGCTCGACGGCGACGTCGACGGCGCCGGGCGGGTCGTCGTCCACGTCGAAGTCGCGGCGCCGCTCGGCCAGGACGCCGCCGGCCAGGTCCGCGACCGCCACGCGCACCAGGTCGTGGCCGAAGTCGACGCCGACGACCGCGCCGCCCCGCGGGTTGAGCGCGAGGGCGATCGCCGGGCGTCCGACGCCGCCGGCGTCGCCCGACCGCTCGCCCTGCTCGACGACCAGGCCGGCCGCCTGCAGCTCGCCGACGAGCTTCGAGACCGTGGTGCGCGAGAGCCCGGTGGCCCGGACGAGCTCGACGCGGCTGGCGGTGCCCGACCGGCGCAGGACGTCGACGATCCGCAGCCGGTTGCGGTCCTTGAGCGAACCGAGCGTGCCGGGGGCGGACGTCATCCGCAGCAACGATAGCCGGGGGCCCCGCGCGCCTCGACGTCCAGCGCGAAGGCCACCGCGAACGGTGCGCCGGGCCGGGCCCAGCCGATGCCGGTGCCGTGGCGCAGCGCGTCGACGGGCGCGGCCATCGGCTCGATCGACACGACGTCGGCGCTCGTCGGGGCGAAGAGCTGGACGACCGGGAAGCCGGCGAGCGGGCGCACGCGCAGGGTCCGGTGGCCGTCGGACAGGGTCCACGGCGCCGGCGGGTCGACGCGGTAGCCGTCGTCGAACGCGCGTGCCGCGAGCGGGGCGTCCTCGGCGCCCTCGTCGCGCTCGTGCCCGTCCGGCAGGCCGTCGGGGCCCGCGAGCAGGTGCCGCCGCGGCGGTGCGCCGAGCCGCCAGTCGCGGCGGGCGGCGCCCGGCAGCCGCAGGTACGGGTGCCAGCCGACGGCGACCGGGACGGGGACGTCGGTGGTCGCCGCGACGCGGGCGGTCGCCTCCAGGCCGGAGTCCGTCAGGGTCACGGCGACCTCGACCGCGTGGGGGAAGGGGAACGGGGAGCCGTCCTCGCCGGGGTGCTCCAGGCGGGCGCGGGCGCCGGCCGGGCCGTCCGCGTCGACCGCCCACCCGGGACCCGGCGCGCGGAGGCCGTGGATCGGCCGGCCGCCGTCGTCGCGCGTCACCCCGGGCGCGTCCGGCGGCAGCGCCGCCCGGCGGCCCGCCAGCGCGTACGCGTCGGCGCCCAGCCGGTTGGCCCAGGGGTGCAGGAACGCGATCCCGCCGTGGTCGCCGTGGACCGCGAACGGCGCGGGCAGCTCGTGCCCCGGCACGAGCAGCTCGGCGCCGTCGTGGGTCAGCGACGTGACCTCGAGCACCGGGCCGCCGCGGACCACGGCGGCGAGGGCGCCGCGGCGCAGGGCGGCGGTCGCCGCCCCGGTCGCGCTCACCGCACGCCCATGAGGACGTCGACGGCCAGCTGGTCCAGGCGCTCGTTCGCGTACCCGCGGGCGGCCAGCGCGTCGAGGTCGTCGGCGGCGGCGCGCAGGGCGTCGGCCTCGCCGACGCCCGTCGTCGTCGGCTCGCCCAGCTCGGCGACGGACGCGGCCTGCAGCGCCTCCTGCACCTCGGGCAGCGCGTCGAAGTGCTGCGCCTTCTCCGCCAGCGCGCGGTACGTCGACATGCAGCCGGCCGCGAAGGCGCGCACGTCCTCGGGGTCGGCGTTGCGGTACGCGTGGGCGTCGAAGTGCAGCGGCCCGTCGTAGCCGGCCCGCACGAGCAAGCGGACCAGGTGGAAGGCTTCCTTCAGGTCCTCGGCGCCGAAGCGGTAGTCCTGGTCGTAGCGGCCGATCCGCTGCGCGTTCAGGTCGATGTGGAAGAGCTTGCCGGCCCACAGCGCCTGGCCGACGCCGTGGCTGAACGACAGGCCGGCCATGGTCTCGTGGGCGACCTCGGGATTCACGCCGACGCGGTCGGGCCGGGCCAGGGTGGAGATGAAGTGCAGCGCGTGGCCGACGGTCGGCAGCCACAGGTCGCCGCGCGGCTCGTTCGGCTTCGGCTCGATGGCGAAGCGCAGGTCGTAGCCCTGCTCGTCGACGTAGTCGCCCAGGACGTCGATCGCCTCGCGGTAGCGGTCCAGCGCGTCGCGGGGGTCCTTCGCCACGCCGACCTCGGTGCCCTCGCGGCCGCCCCAGAAGACGTAGACCTCGGCGCCCAGCTCGGCGCCCAGGTCGATCGAGCGCATGGCCTTGCCGATCGCCGCCCGCCGCACGCCGCGGTCGTTCGACGTGAACGCGCCGTCCTTGAACGCGGGGTGCGTGAAGAGGTTCGTCGTGGCCATGCCGACGCCCAGGCCGTGCTCCTTCAGCGCGGCGCCGAAGCGGGCGACGATCCGGTCGCGGTCGGCGGCGGACGAGCCCCACGGGACCAGATCGTCGTCGTGGAGCGAGACGCCCCAGGCGCCGAGCTCGGCCAGCAGACCGACGGAGTCGACGGGATCGACGGGGGCGCGCGTCGGCTCGCCGAACGGATCGCGGCCCGGGTTGCCGACGGTCCAGAGGCCGAAGGTGAACCGGGGCGTCGCCGGGGTGGGGGAGGGGGTCGTCATGACGGGGAGTCCTACCAGGGCGGGCCGCGTTCCGGGTGATTCTGTTCGTAAGTCGCAACGAAAGAAGATTGTTTTGTCCGCGCTCTTGACTTTATTCGTCGTGCGGTGAGAGATTGCCGCCCGCTACGAGGAGACGCGGTACGCGACCACCGGATGGCCCGGCGGCGCCGAGCGCGCAGAGGAGAGAGCGATGAGGACCCAGATGACCACCCGCCGGGTACTGGCCGGCGCCGCGACGCTGGTGGCGGCCCTCGGGCTGACCGCCTGCGGCGGCGGCGACGACGACGGCGGCAGCGGCGGGGGCAGCGGGGCGAAGGCCCAGAAGGTGGCCGTGCTGCTGCCGGACACGCAGAGCTCCGTGCGCTGGGAGACCGCGGACCGCCCGCTGCTCGAGGCCGCGTTCAAGGCCGCCGGCGTGCCGGTCGAGATCCAGAACGCCCAGGGCGACAAGTCGACCCAGCAGCAGCAGGCCGAGCAGGCGATCACCAACGGGGCGAAGATCCTGCTGCTGACGAACCTCGACTCCGGCTCGGGCGCGGCGATCGAGGCGCAGGCCGCCGCGAAGGGCGTGAAGGTCATCGACTACGACCGCCTCACGCTCAAGGGCAAGGCCGACTACTACGTGTCGTTCGACAACGTGAAGGTCGGCGAGCTGCAGGGCAAGGGCCTCGTCTCCTGCCTGGGGTCGAAGGAGAAGCCGCGCATCGCCGAGCTCAACGGCTCGCCCGACGACAACAACGCCACGCTCTTCGCGCAGGGCTACAACAGCGTGCTCGACCCGCT encodes the following:
- a CDS encoding aldose 1-epimerase, which codes for MSATGAATAALRRGALAAVVRGGPVLEVTSLTHDGAELLVPGHELPAPFAVHGDHGGIAFLHPWANRLGADAYALAGRRAALPPDAPGVTRDDGGRPIHGLRAPGPGWAVDADGPAGARARLEHPGEDGSPFPFPHAVEVAVTLTDSGLEATARVAATTDVPVPVAVGWHPYLRLPGAARRDWRLGAPPRRHLLAGPDGLPDGHERDEGAEDAPLAARAFDDGYRVDPPAPWTLSDGHRTLRVRPLAGFPVVQLFAPTSADVVSIEPMAAPVDALRHGTGIGWARPGAPFAVAFALDVEARGAPGYRCCG
- the xylA gene encoding xylose isomerase; amino-acid sequence: MTTPSPTPATPRFTFGLWTVGNPGRDPFGEPTRAPVDPVDSVGLLAELGAWGVSLHDDDLVPWGSSAADRDRIVARFGAALKEHGLGVGMATTNLFTHPAFKDGAFTSNDRGVRRAAIGKAMRSIDLGAELGAEVYVFWGGREGTEVGVAKDPRDALDRYREAIDVLGDYVDEQGYDLRFAIEPKPNEPRGDLWLPTVGHALHFISTLARPDRVGVNPEVAHETMAGLSFSHGVGQALWAGKLFHIDLNAQRIGRYDQDYRFGAEDLKEAFHLVRLLVRAGYDGPLHFDAHAYRNADPEDVRAFAAGCMSTYRALAEKAQHFDALPEVQEALQAASVAELGEPTTTGVGEADALRAAADDLDALAARGYANERLDQLAVDVLMGVR
- a CDS encoding sugar ABC transporter substrate-binding protein; its protein translation is MRTQMTTRRVLAGAATLVAALGLTACGGGDDDGGSGGGSGAKAQKVAVLLPDTQSSVRWETADRPLLEAAFKAAGVPVEIQNAQGDKSTQQQQAEQAITNGAKILLLTNLDSGSGAAIEAQAAAKGVKVIDYDRLTLKGKADYYVSFDNVKVGELQGKGLVSCLGSKEKPRIAELNGSPDDNNATLFAQGYNSVLDPLFKAGKAEKVADQSVPDWDNQQALTIYEQMLQKTGGKIDGVLAANDGLANSVVSAMRSRKLQPIPVTGQDATVQGLQNILTGDQCMTVYKAIKKEADAASKLAIALSKGQQPPAGLVNGKSDDGARQVPSALLEPVSVTKDNLKDTVLADGFVKREELCAGKLASVCEKAGI